CCGGCCAGCGGGTCGCCCGGCGCGGCGCCGGGGTCGGCGGCGCACCAAGCGCTCTGCGGGGTCTGCCCAATGGGCGGGTCGCCGATGGCGCCGCCCGAGAGATACATCGCCACCGCGCGCCGCTCGTCGTCTCTCAGTTCCATCCCCTGTCGTTGCATGAGGCCGAAGTTGAGGGATCCGAAGATCTGATCGGCGGTGCGCTCGCGTAGCTCCTCGGAGGAGGCCATGCGGCCGGTGCCGTCCTCATGACAGCGGGCGCGCTGCTGCCGGTAGATGAGTTCTCCGTCGACATCCGCCTGAGCCTGGGCCTGGGCCGTGGCGGCAGCGGCGGTTGCCGAGATGATCAGGGCATCGGCCGCGCCTGCCAGCCCTTCCGTCGCGCCCATGCCACAGCGTCCGCGACGTCGGCTTCCGAGAGATCCAGTGCCGCGATCTTCTTGCGCACCCGGTCGGCACGGGTGTCGCGGGCATCCTCCCGGCCGATCATCACCTCGGTGGCCTTGACGATCGCCGTCGCCTCGTCGCCGCGCCGCAGTCCCAGCTCGTCGACCGCGTCGCGGGTGATGACCGCCGTGAGCTGCTGATCGCCGATGCGGAGCCGGACCTGGGCCAGCAGACCTTCGCGCCGCACTTCCTCGACGATGCCGCGCAGACGGTTCCGGCCGCTCAGTGACACCAGGACACCGCCGCGCGAGCGCCGCCCGCTCGGCGGCAGCGGCCCGCGGGACGCGAGCAGCCGGTCGATCTCGTCGTCCGCGATGCGGTAGTGGCCACCGTCGGTCCGCGAGGTCCGGACGCTTCCCTTGTAGATCCACTGCTTGAGGGTGGAGTAGCCGACCCCGAGGCGGGTTGCCGCTTCCCGTACGGTCAGGATTGCCATGATGAATGCAGAAAAAGGTAGAAGTCGTTTGTCAAATCACCTGGAATGATATTAGATCGTCCGGCGCGTCGTCCTGGTCCGCGTTTCTGGGAGTGGATCGCCTGCGGCGTGTCGTACCGGCCGAGCATGTCGGGGAACCGGATCTCTGGAGGCGCCGTGCACGTCGTTTCGATGCTCCACGCGGTGCGGGTCCGGGTCGCCGGCCGATGCCGGCCCACCCCTGCGGTGATACCGATCCCGGGCCTGGTCCTGGCCGGGGCGCTCGCGGCGTTGGCCGGCTGCGGCCCGGCCGCCGGCGGCGACGCCCGCGGGGCAGACGTGCCCACGCTGCTCGTGTCGGCCGCGGCCAGCCTCTCCGAGGCGATCGGCGCCGTCGCGGACCGGTACGAGCAGGAGCAGGGCGTCCGCATCCTGCTGAACGTCGCCGGATCGCAGATGCTGGCGTCGCAGATCATCGAAGGCGCCCCGGTCGACGTCTTCATCAGCGCCGACGTGCTGCAGATGGAGCGTGCGGCGGCGGCGGGACGCATCGACGCGGCGCGGCGCGTGGACCTGCTCTCCAACCAGCTCG
The Acidobacteriota bacterium DNA segment above includes these coding regions:
- a CDS encoding cytochrome c produces the protein MGATEGLAGAADALIISATAAAATAQAQAQADVDGELIYRQQRARCHEDGTGRMASSEELRERTADQIFGSLNFGLMQRQGMELRDDERRAVAMYLSGGAIGDPPIGQTPQSAWCAADPGAAPGDPLAGSSDTLHPLS
- a CDS encoding helix-turn-helix domain-containing protein, whose product is MAILTVREAATRLGVGYSTLKQWIYKGSVRTSRTDGGHYRIADDEIDRLLASRGPLPPSGRRSRGGVLVSLSGRNRLRGIVEEVRREGLLAQVRLRIGDQQLTAVITRDAVDELGLRRGDEATAIVKATEVMIGREDARDTRADRVRKKIAALDLSEADVADAVAWARRKGWQARPMP
- the modA gene encoding molybdate ABC transporter substrate-binding protein — its product is MILDRPARRPGPRFWEWIACGVSYRPSMSGNRISGGAVHVVSMLHAVRVRVAGRCRPTPAVIPIPGLVLAGALAALAGCGPAAGGDARGADVPTLLVSAAASLSEAIGAVADRYEQEQGVRILLNVAGSQMLASQIIEGAPVDVFISADVLQMERAAAAGRIDAARRVDLLSNQLVVVVPSDRTGTVAAPADLAHPSIRRIALGDPEAVPAGVYARRYLESQGLWDRLAGRIVPAGSVRAALRAVEAGTVEAGIVYRTDVRAAGGAAVAFAVPVEGGPRVVYPAAVAVDAPSPAAAARFLTYLQSAAARRQFDAAGFIGLPEAGEETPDSTEIPR